Genomic segment of Paenibacillaceae bacterium GAS479:
AGGCGTCGCCATACTTATCTGGCAGGACGATCCGCTTCAACAATATTACATGCGGAACCCACTTGAGTTTATTAATAAAGCACCAGAAGTCGTAAGAATCAACCCAACGAATTACAAACTGCTAGCCCTCCACCTTCCTCTGCTGAGAGAAGAACTTGGCAGGGAAGTAACGGTTACGGACTTGCAGACCATGTTTCCTGCTTTGCAAGAAGACTATATCCGGTCTGTTCTCCAAATCGCTTCGTCATCCGCGGTCGATGAGGAAGTTAAAACGAATCATAAGTTTAGTCTTCGTTCGATCTCGGGTCAGAATTATAGCGTTACCATTCGTGGGCAAGACCAGACGGTGGTGGACGGATTAGATGAATGGAGCGCATTTCGAGATTTCCATGAGGGAGCTATTTACTGGACGCCTGGTGACCGTACCTATCGAGTTGATTCAATTAATCGTAGAAAAGGGGAAATTATTCTTCTTCCCATCCCGGAGTTAACCTATCATACTCAGTCTACTTATCGGGATGCTATAGATATCTTGCAGACGTATCAAATGCAGGATATGAACGGTATCAACACAGCTTATGGTGAGCTGGAGATTAAGCGGAGTGTGTTCGGTTACAAGAAGGTATATTTTGGACAAAAGCATGATTCAGAACAGGTTCAACTCGAACATCCCTACGTAACTAGATTTGCACCGGAAGGGATGTGGTTAACTTTGACGGATAATCAATGGAAGCATCTAAAGGACCATTTGAAAGAATGGGCAGACGTGAGCCGCTCCACTGATGCGCTGGCTGAGGCGTCTCTTCATGCAGCAGGACACGCCATGACTTCAGTCATTCCAGATATGATTATTTGTGACTCGAATGATTTCACGGGCTTTTCTGCAAGTGGAATGACTGCATTCGCCAATCGGCCAGTCATCGGATTCTATGGTGAGAACGGCTCTGGCCTTGGAACTATAGAAGCTATCTATGAGAAGATTCCGAATGTCATGCGAAAAGCTCTGGAGCTTATTCAAAGTTGTCCATGTATTGAGGGTTGTCCGAGCTGTGTCCAGCTTCCCGGCAAATGGAATGTTGAATTATTCAAGCCTGGGGCTAAACTGTTGCTGAAGAACTTGATTGAAGGGGACAAATAAGATATGCCTGTACTCTGTTCAACATGCGGGGGGCAAAGACCGTACGGTGACTTCGTTCAAATCAGCTATAAGGCTGATGCGGAGGGTTATTATCGCGAAGTTCATCAGCGTGTTAATGGTGTTCGAATTTCCGGTTGGCGTTCACTCGAAGATGATGTGGGAATGTTCCAGAATCTTCATGCTGGCCTGTATTGTTCTCACGATGGAAGTTCCGTCATAGAGGGAATGTTGATGCCTGAAGAAGCAGAACTGCTCATGGATAGAAGGCTTCCCGTGCAGCAAGATTTTGATAGTGGAAAACTCGTTGAGGACTTGTTGGAACTTGGCAAGCGTATTCGAAGTGATGTACACGCCCATGAAATTGATGAACAGCTAGGGGCATATGCTGAACATATTCCCTTGTCCAGTTGGCTGATGCGTAAGCTTCAAACCATGGGAATAGAGCGGTTGTATGAACATCAAGGAGAAGCTATACAGTCCATTAGACAAGGGCGTAATGTTGTTATATGCACGAAGACAGCGTCGGGTAAATCGTTGGCTTACAATATTCCCATTATGGAGAAATTGGCAGTTGATCCGGATGCATGCACGCTTTATTTGGCACCATACAAGGCACTCGTCGAGGACCAGTTTGCTCATTTGCAAAAATGGGCCGATGTCTCAGATGAACAAGGAAATAGCGTTTCAATGAATGGATTCTCTCGATTTTTGGTGAACGGACAAGAGGTGTCTGTTGGTGTCCTGCATGGACAACGAAATGTTCCGCAACATATGAGAAAAGATCAAGCTTCCAGCTTGGTGTTCTCAGAAGGACGATACTGGCTGACGAATGTTCATTATCTGCATTTAATCCTTCAAAGCTCGATCTCCCCTACGGGAAAAGGACCCAGTCTGCTGAGGTATCTTAAAAACCTTCGATACATCGTCATTGACGAGCTCCATCAATTCTCTGGGTTGTTAGGTTCTAAAGTGTCGTTGGTACTTCGCAGGTTACGAATGCTTTGTGAGAGGCTGGGGAATAAAAACCTCCAATTTATTGCCTGTTCGGCTACAATTGCCAATCCCAAGTATTTGGCCGAGGAATTAACGGGAAAACGAGGAATCCAAGGGTTTCATGAGATTGTTGGAGCTCATGCACCTGTGAAGCGAAAAAATATAATGTTGTGGAATTCAGGCTATGCGGAAGATGAGCAGAAGAAGAGAGCGACGGTATCCGATCTTTACGAGATTCTTCGTGCCTTATATAAAGACGGACGATGGCCAAGAAGCATTATCTTCTCGAGAAACCGTCAGCAAGCACAGCTCCTTAGTCGTGAATTAAATATCATTATGCGTAACCACTTACAAGACAATAGTAGGGCAGAGTTAGATGAACGACAGGAGCTTTTCCTGCCCTACCATGCTTACTTGACGCAAGAGACCAAAGAGATGACGATTCGAAAGCTGGAGCAAGGTGAGATTCTGGGAGTGGTCACTACCAGTGCTTTGGAAGTTGGTATTGATGTCAAATGTCTGGATGTATGCATTTTGCTCGGATACCCTGGATCACAAGCTTCTTTCTGGCAACAAGCTGGGAGAGTGGGTCGCAGCAGAGATGGAGTTGTCATCATGATGGTGCAAGAAGAGCCGCTGCAGCAATATTTTGCCCGTAATCCACGAGAGTTCTTTGAGCTCCCTCCTGAGTCGGCAACAATTAATACCAACAATCCACGACTTCTGAAAGAGCATCTCGTCTACGCTGCTTACGAGCAGGGAGGAATAGTTACCAATGCGATCAATTACGTTCGCTCTTCTACGCTGCGTAAAGTAGTCGCCGATACTAATGATCAGTGGCAACAAATCGAAGGCCAACTCCTGTATCAAGGCGACCCTCCGCGCTATCAAACTTTAGTTACGATGGGAGACACTTACACGGTTGTGACCAAGCATGGTTGGAATGAAGAAATTTTATTTCAAAGCGTAGATGGGCGTTCATTAATTCGGGACTATCACGTTGATGCCGTCTTTCTTGGCTCAGATAACCGGACTTTTTATAAAGTTAAGTGGGTCAACAACAAGCAGCGGAAAGTACTAGTCGAGCCAGTAAGAGCGGATTATCATACACGGGGTATTGTTCGAGACAGCATAGAGGTCCATAACATTTCCAATCCCCTTAAGAGTGGAAATGAGATCAAGGCGAATCTTGGGAATATAATCGTTAAACGCAGCACTTTCGGGTATAAGAAAGTCTACAATCATGGCGCCATGCCCCCAGAGACGGTTCAGTTAACGAATACGTATCCGGTTTCTTTTCAAACAGAAGCCTTTTGGTTGATGTGGGATCAGGAAGGGAAGGACGTAATCAGAGGACTTCTGAAGGAAGTACAAGAACGTGAGCCTATTGCCGATGAGGAGTTAATTGAAGGCAGTTTACACGCCATTGAGCATGCAATTGCATCGACGATTCCAGCGATTATAAAGTGCAATATGGCAGATTTTCAACACACTTCGTTTTACTCAGGTTCTGCAGTTTTCGGGATGCCTGGATTATTCTTCTATGACAGCCAAGCCGGGGGAGGCTCCGGTATTATAGAGGT
This window contains:
- a CDS encoding DEAD/DEAH box helicase domain-containing protein; the encoded protein is MPVLCSTCGGQRPYGDFVQISYKADAEGYYREVHQRVNGVRISGWRSLEDDVGMFQNLHAGLYCSHDGSSVIEGMLMPEEAELLMDRRLPVQQDFDSGKLVEDLLELGKRIRSDVHAHEIDEQLGAYAEHIPLSSWLMRKLQTMGIERLYEHQGEAIQSIRQGRNVVICTKTASGKSLAYNIPIMEKLAVDPDACTLYLAPYKALVEDQFAHLQKWADVSDEQGNSVSMNGFSRFLVNGQEVSVGVLHGQRNVPQHMRKDQASSLVFSEGRYWLTNVHYLHLILQSSISPTGKGPSLLRYLKNLRYIVIDELHQFSGLLGSKVSLVLRRLRMLCERLGNKNLQFIACSATIANPKYLAEELTGKRGIQGFHEIVGAHAPVKRKNIMLWNSGYAEDEQKKRATVSDLYEILRALYKDGRWPRSIIFSRNRQQAQLLSRELNIIMRNHLQDNSRAELDERQELFLPYHAYLTQETKEMTIRKLEQGEILGVVTTSALEVGIDVKCLDVCILLGYPGSQASFWQQAGRVGRSRDGVVIMMVQEEPLQQYFARNPREFFELPPESATINTNNPRLLKEHLVYAAYEQGGIVTNAINYVRSSTLRKVVADTNDQWQQIEGQLLYQGDPPRYQTLVTMGDTYTVVTKHGWNEEILFQSVDGRSLIRDYHVDAVFLGSDNRTFYKVKWVNNKQRKVLVEPVRADYHTRGIVRDSIEVHNISNPLKSGNEIKANLGNIIVKRSTFGYKKVYNHGAMPPETVQLTNTYPVSFQTEAFWLMWDQEGKDVIRGLLKEVQEREPIADEELIEGSLHAIEHAIASTIPAIIKCNMADFQHTSFYSGSAVFGMPGLFFYDSQAGGGSGIIEVIAEKFGVLLEKARQIMSSCGCSDGCPSCIQLFHCERQNESLHKAGGLIVLEYLHGFYN